One part of the Gemmatimonadota bacterium genome encodes these proteins:
- a CDS encoding EVE domain-containing protein, with the protein MAKSYWLMKSEPAVYSIDDLARDGTTYWDSIRNYQARNNMRAMAVGDEVLFYHSQSSPPGVAGIARVVREAYPDHTQFDATHKYFDPKSDEAKPRWWMVDVEFVSAFDEVLPLRAIKADPALGEMVLVRNSRLSVQPVAADEFQRVVALANA; encoded by the coding sequence ATGGCAAAGAGCTACTGGCTGATGAAGTCCGAGCCCGCCGTGTACTCGATCGATGACCTGGCGCGCGACGGAACCACCTACTGGGATTCGATTCGTAACTATCAGGCCCGCAACAACATGCGCGCCATGGCCGTGGGCGATGAGGTGCTCTTCTATCACTCTCAGTCATCCCCGCCCGGCGTGGCCGGCATCGCCCGCGTCGTGCGCGAGGCGTATCCGGACCACACCCAGTTCGACGCGACGCACAAGTACTTCGACCCCAAATCGGACGAGGCGAAGCCGCGTTGGTGGATGGTGGACGTGGAGTTCGTGAGCGCGTTCGACGAAGTGCTGCCGCTCCGCGCCATCAAGGCGGACCCCGCGCTCGGCGAAATGGTACTCGTGCGCAACAGCCGGTTGAGCGTACAGCCGGTCGCGGCGGACGAGTTCCAGCGGGTGGTCGCTCTAGCCAATGCCTAG
- a CDS encoding TonB-dependent receptor yields the protein MSRRAATVLRAASLLVSMLLAFTPLGVAAQGVTTSAMSGFVLAQDGQPLEGATVTAVHVPSGTRYTTLVRSGGAFSIPNMRIGGPYTVTVDMIGYRPGSEQNVFLRLAQTERVDFSLIAQAVQLEGIDVEGVRGEIFDSDRTGASTVLDLDDVTQLPSVRRSTRDLVRLDPRNDGNFAFAGRNWLYNNISLDGSYYNNPFGLDDPAPGGQAGSEPVPFDAVEQVQVSVAPFDVREGGFTGANVNTVTKSGTNLFRASAYSFFRNEDLIGTEVSGSPVIANPDLSFNQSGFTLSGPIVKDKAFFFINAELERRDDPGTNFTADEDGNVVFGESRAEADVLNQISQRMQQVFNYDTGPFQGFVHETNSNKVLAKLDWNLSDNHNLTLRYNFLDAERDLPPHPFVLSFANAGRGPNPTTLPFQNAGYTINNELHSVAFELNSRGTGFANRFFASFNRFRDFREANSEPFPTVEIGEDGVGYTTVGHEPFSIHNILDQDVLQLTNNLTFFQGRHSLTLGSNFEWFGFFNSFNIFRHGVFFLPDELDFLGGTTFDSLEEFFEKTDPNSPDFIDLNSYIGTGPFKGENIDVGQLSFYAQDEFLASENFTLNVGVRVDLPMYFTDPVANPYSTGLTALDENDELEVVDQASLPGTSPLWSPRLGFNWDVSGDNTTQLRGGSGIFTGRVPFVWVGNVISNPGANPNLWAPGNPDVEQIETDPTRGRSILQQSFDLNAMDPDFEWPQVWVTDVAIDQDLGDGWIGTAELIYGNDINAIFMRNADLIAPVRTLDDGRPYFGGFDNNELNQLFPEEGAGIYVIDNTNEGWNVNVTGQLRKTWDSGLNTQVSYSFTDARNNLKSSEIASVLFSNQPVQGDPNTPELSFAEFNQRHRVVGAATYSLNWSPSYATHFGLFFEAAEGNQFTAGGGNRYSFTYSGDVNGDGFGGNDLIFIPASMSEIRFDPAADGRTAAQQWAELDAFIEQDSYLSENRGQIAERFGLVNPWYHTVDLRILQDLTTFSGGNAHTLQLNVDILNVTNLLNSDWGVRKLASPAATSPLTLTRFDDADGEPVFNFTGPSETFIDDPSQFSRWQIQVGLKYLFN from the coding sequence ATGTCTCGTCGCGCCGCCACAGTGCTGCGGGCCGCAAGCCTGCTCGTATCCATGCTCCTCGCGTTTACGCCCCTGGGGGTCGCGGCCCAGGGCGTGACCACATCCGCAATGAGCGGCTTCGTGCTCGCGCAGGACGGCCAGCCGCTGGAGGGCGCTACGGTCACGGCCGTGCACGTGCCCAGCGGCACGCGCTACACGACGCTCGTGCGCAGCGGGGGCGCTTTCTCGATCCCGAACATGCGCATCGGTGGCCCGTACACGGTCACCGTGGACATGATCGGCTACCGGCCCGGCTCGGAGCAGAACGTATTCCTCAGGCTGGCCCAGACCGAGCGGGTCGACTTCTCACTGATCGCCCAGGCCGTGCAGTTGGAGGGCATCGACGTCGAGGGCGTGCGCGGCGAGATCTTCGACTCGGACCGAACCGGCGCCTCGACGGTGCTGGACCTGGATGATGTCACGCAGCTCCCCTCGGTGCGTCGGAGCACGCGCGACCTGGTCCGCTTGGACCCCCGCAACGACGGCAACTTCGCATTCGCGGGGCGGAACTGGCTCTACAACAACATCTCGCTGGACGGGTCGTACTACAACAACCCGTTCGGGCTCGATGACCCCGCTCCCGGAGGCCAGGCCGGCTCCGAGCCGGTGCCGTTCGACGCGGTCGAGCAGGTGCAGGTCTCGGTCGCCCCGTTCGACGTGCGCGAAGGTGGCTTCACGGGCGCCAACGTCAACACCGTCACCAAGAGCGGCACCAACCTGTTCCGGGCCTCGGCCTACAGCTTCTTCCGCAACGAGGACCTGATCGGCACCGAGGTCAGCGGCAGTCCGGTGATCGCCAACCCGGACCTGTCGTTCAACCAGTCCGGGTTCACCCTCAGCGGGCCGATCGTGAAGGACAAGGCGTTCTTCTTCATCAACGCCGAGCTGGAGCGGCGCGACGATCCCGGCACCAACTTCACCGCCGACGAGGACGGCAACGTAGTGTTCGGCGAGTCTCGCGCCGAGGCCGACGTGTTGAACCAGATCAGCCAGCGCATGCAGCAGGTCTTCAACTACGACACCGGGCCGTTCCAGGGCTTCGTGCACGAGACCAACAGCAACAAGGTCCTTGCGAAGCTGGATTGGAACCTCAGCGACAACCACAACCTGACGCTCCGTTACAACTTCCTGGACGCCGAGCGTGACCTGCCGCCGCACCCCTTCGTCTTGAGCTTCGCAAACGCCGGCCGCGGGCCGAACCCGACAACGCTGCCGTTCCAGAACGCGGGCTACACGATCAACAACGAGCTGCACTCGGTCGCGTTCGAGCTGAACAGCCGGGGGACCGGGTTCGCGAACCGCTTCTTCGCCAGCTTCAACCGCTTCCGCGACTTCCGCGAAGCCAACAGCGAGCCGTTCCCGACAGTCGAGATCGGAGAAGACGGGGTCGGCTACACGACCGTCGGCCACGAGCCGTTCTCGATCCACAACATCCTGGACCAGGACGTCCTGCAGCTCACCAACAACCTGACCTTCTTCCAGGGCCGCCACAGCCTCACGCTGGGCAGCAACTTCGAGTGGTTCGGCTTCTTCAATTCGTTCAACATCTTCCGACACGGCGTGTTCTTCTTGCCGGATGAGCTGGACTTCCTTGGGGGCACGACGTTCGACAGCCTGGAGGAATTCTTCGAGAAGACCGACCCGAACAGCCCGGACTTCATCGACCTGAACAGCTACATCGGCACGGGGCCGTTCAAGGGTGAAAACATCGACGTCGGCCAGCTTTCCTTCTACGCGCAGGACGAGTTCCTGGCGAGCGAGAACTTCACGCTCAACGTCGGAGTACGCGTCGACCTGCCGATGTACTTCACGGACCCGGTCGCGAATCCTTACTCGACGGGCCTCACGGCGCTGGACGAGAATGACGAACTCGAGGTCGTAGACCAGGCGTCGCTGCCCGGGACGAGCCCGCTGTGGTCGCCGCGGCTGGGCTTCAACTGGGACGTGAGCGGCGACAACACCACTCAGTTGCGCGGCGGGAGCGGGATCTTCACCGGTCGCGTGCCGTTCGTTTGGGTGGGCAACGTCATCTCCAATCCGGGCGCCAACCCCAACCTGTGGGCGCCGGGCAATCCCGACGTCGAGCAGATCGAGACCGACCCGACCCGCGGTCGCTCGATCCTGCAGCAGTCCTTCGACTTGAACGCGATGGATCCCGACTTCGAGTGGCCGCAGGTTTGGGTCACCGACGTGGCCATCGATCAGGACCTCGGCGACGGCTGGATCGGCACCGCCGAGCTGATCTACGGCAACGACATCAACGCGATCTTCATGCGCAACGCGGACTTGATCGCGCCGGTGCGCACGCTGGACGACGGCCGCCCCTACTTCGGAGGTTTCGACAACAACGAGTTGAACCAGTTGTTCCCCGAGGAGGGCGCGGGCATCTACGTGATCGACAATACCAACGAGGGCTGGAACGTCAACGTCACGGGCCAACTCCGGAAGACCTGGGATTCGGGCCTGAACACGCAGGTCTCCTACAGCTTCACGGACGCGCGCAACAACCTGAAGTCGAGCGAGATCGCCAGCGTGCTCTTCTCCAATCAGCCGGTGCAGGGTGACCCCAACACGCCGGAGCTGTCGTTCGCCGAGTTCAACCAGCGGCACCGCGTCGTGGGCGCGGCCACCTACAGCCTCAACTGGTCGCCGAGCTACGCGACTCACTTCGGGCTGTTCTTCGAGGCGGCGGAGGGCAACCAGTTCACCGCAGGCGGCGGCAATCGGTACTCCTTCACCTATTCGGGTGACGTCAACGGTGACGGGTTCGGCGGCAACGACCTGATCTTCATCCCGGCGAGCATGAGCGAAATCCGCTTCGATCCGGCTGCTGACGGTCGCACCGCGGCGCAGCAGTGGGCCGAGTTGGATGCGTTCATCGAGCAGGACAGCTACCTGAGCGAGAATCGCGGCCAGATCGCCGAGCGCTTCGGCCTGGTGAACCCGTGGTACCACACGGTGGACCTGCGCATCCTGCAGGATCTCACGACGTTCTCGGGCGGCAACGCGCATACGCTGCAGCTCAACGTGGACATCCTGAACGTGACCAACCTGCTCAACTCGGACTGGGGGGTGCGGAAGCTGGCCAGTCCCGCGGCCACGTCGCCGCTGACCCTGACCCGGTTCGACGACGCGGACGGCGAGCCGGTGTTCAACTTCACCGGTCCGTCGGAGACGTTCATCGACGACCCGAGCCAGTTCAGCCGCTGGCAGATCCAGGTCGGGCTGAAGTACCTGTTCAACTAG
- a CDS encoding PKD domain-containing protein translates to MQTSLRRSIRRTVVRPALLMALPLIVAACGDDGTEPEPTNRRPNASINPSQTSTPAGDNFMTIITLDGSGSSDADGDALTFAWTVPGGQFENGTSASDESIDVSFPGIMPYDVQLIVRDTQGAADTATVTIDVVAPANNRPVAVAVATPDSVPMNDNNMTIVELDGSGSSDPDGDALTYNWTPQSGTFELGTSASDQIASVSFPGNAPYNVRLIVSDGALDDTTNITVDVF, encoded by the coding sequence ATGCAGACGTCCCTGAGGCGGTCGATCCGCCGCACGGTGGTCAGACCGGCACTGTTAATGGCGTTGCCGCTCATTGTGGCGGCGTGCGGCGACGATGGCACGGAGCCGGAGCCGACCAACAGGCGCCCCAACGCCTCGATCAACCCGAGCCAGACGTCCACGCCCGCGGGCGACAACTTCATGACGATAATCACGCTGGACGGTTCGGGATCATCGGACGCGGACGGCGACGCGCTGACGTTCGCGTGGACCGTGCCGGGCGGACAGTTCGAGAACGGCACCTCGGCGAGCGACGAGAGCATCGACGTGAGCTTCCCGGGCATCATGCCGTACGACGTGCAACTGATCGTGCGTGACACGCAGGGCGCGGCGGACACGGCGACCGTGACGATCGACGTGGTGGCGCCAGCCAACAACCGGCCGGTGGCAGTGGCCGTCGCCACTCCGGACTCCGTACCGATGAACGACAACAACATGACCATCGTCGAGCTGGACGGGTCGGGCTCCTCGGACCCGGACGGGGACGCGCTGACCTACAACTGGACCCCACAGTCGGGGACGTTCGAGTTGGGCACCTCGGCGAGCGATCAGATCGCGTCGGTGTCGTTCCCGGGCAACGCGCCGTACAACGTGCGCCTCATCGTGTCGGACGGCGCGTTGGACGACACGACCAACATCACCGTCGACGTGTTCTGA
- a CDS encoding DUF4097 family beta strand repeat-containing protein — protein sequence MQTTVLQRGRAVALAVLLGAPLLAPTPLLAQRSETVFSDGVGPASVVRLATATGEIEVERAAGETLEVTGIAHEDNSDIEFEVLREGDELIICALRVGIDRCTDDGVDSRRSRRDDRSRGDLIVLLPDGIDLIAASGNGDVRVADAGADVVAASGNGSVLVEVAAGHVHASSGNGRVTVSGAGGPVEASSGNGRVVVSTALGPVHASSGNGDLEIDIASLEGAGDLEFSSGNGRIELTVPADFSADLEANLGNGEVESDFPLTVEGRLDRHRVRARIGEGGRRLRVSSGNGDLVLRRR from the coding sequence ATGCAGACGACGGTTCTTCAACGGGGGCGCGCGGTCGCGCTCGCCGTGCTCCTGGGGGCGCCGCTCCTGGCGCCGACGCCGCTCCTGGCGCAGAGGTCCGAGACGGTGTTCTCGGACGGGGTGGGGCCGGCGTCGGTCGTGAGGCTGGCCACCGCGACGGGGGAAATCGAGGTCGAGCGGGCAGCCGGCGAGACGCTCGAGGTGACGGGCATCGCCCACGAAGACAACTCCGACATCGAGTTCGAGGTCCTGCGCGAGGGCGACGAGCTGATCATCTGCGCGCTGCGCGTCGGCATCGATCGTTGCACGGACGATGGCGTCGACTCGCGCCGCAGCCGGCGCGACGACCGGTCGCGCGGGGATCTGATCGTACTCCTGCCTGACGGCATCGACCTGATCGCCGCATCCGGCAACGGTGACGTGCGCGTCGCCGACGCCGGCGCCGACGTGGTCGCCGCGAGCGGGAACGGCTCCGTCCTGGTGGAAGTCGCGGCGGGGCACGTACACGCGTCGTCGGGGAACGGCAGGGTCACCGTGTCGGGTGCCGGCGGGCCCGTCGAAGCTTCGAGCGGCAACGGGCGTGTCGTGGTCAGCACGGCACTGGGGCCGGTCCACGCCAGCTCCGGTAACGGAGATCTGGAGATCGACATCGCCTCGCTGGAGGGCGCCGGAGATCTCGAGTTCAGCAGCGGCAACGGCCGCATCGAACTGACCGTCCCGGCCGACTTCAGCGCCGACCTGGAGGCCAATCTGGGGAACGGCGAGGTGGAGAGTGACTTCCCGTTGACCGTCGAGGGGCGCCTCGATCGCCATCGCGTGCGAGCGCGGATCGGCGAGGGTGGGCGTCGCCTGCGGGTGTCCTCGGGCAACGGAGATCTGGTGCTGCGCCGCCGCTGA
- a CDS encoding amidohydrolase: MSPWIQNGRLGVVTASLVLVATTGLGAQEMSFEEYEPRSTLVVPENPVSRARFPFVDVHNHLRGELTRARVDSIVAAMDELNLAVMVNLSGGRGDTLRQRVQALKGPYPNRFVVFANPSYEGIDAPGYAERTA; the protein is encoded by the coding sequence GTGAGTCCTTGGATTCAGAATGGGCGGCTTGGAGTTGTGACGGCCTCACTGGTGCTGGTGGCCACGACGGGCCTCGGCGCGCAGGAAATGAGCTTCGAGGAGTACGAACCGCGCTCCACGCTCGTGGTTCCGGAAAACCCGGTCAGCCGCGCGCGCTTCCCGTTCGTGGACGTGCACAATCATCTGCGCGGCGAGCTCACGAGGGCGCGCGTGGACAGCATCGTCGCCGCCATGGACGAGCTGAACCTGGCGGTCATGGTCAACCTTTCGGGGGGGCGCGGCGATACCCTCCGACAGCGCGTTCAGGCGCTGAAGGGTCCCTATCCGAACCGCTTCGTCGTGTTCGCCAACCCCTCCTACGAGGGCATCGACGCCCCGGGCTACGCCGAACGGACCGCCG
- a CDS encoding BTAD domain-containing putative transcriptional regulator: MIRLRLLGALDIEADAGIELRSLVAHPKRLALLAYLALRADHTPLSRDSLLPVFWPESDEARARGALRNALHFLRSRLGKETIDSQGHRLRLEGVWCDVTAFEELLERGGLEGALELYRGDLLEGFFLSDAPEFEVWLEEERGRLRRRAVDTCWGLVDEAERSGRVPLAARYARRALALVPTDEVGARRLISLLAREGDTAGALRAHDEFADRLRRLYEIEPSDETHALAEAVRQGRVERAPLPAARISAPEDSLTRQPNQAEGRAAGGAARIAAEDRRPGSGEVERRLEPIETRAVLGEATRAAAFARGDRRDWRTALGWALPAAAVAVIAVALGSSGRRQEEAVAASPAESVLAVLPFTYQGADPLAFLGEGVARLVSDALNGAGSLRAVDHHAIGSFARRELARDPDTDPGPATAIRFGAGHFVVGDVFEQDSTVRVTIALRRTDAAPDAPGHTATVEGLAGDIFALADALARQLLVGLGHDGLERSAVRAGTPLESLKAFMRGEAAARAGWFREAMDEFAAAVREDSTFALAHYGLSAAAYGAGVGRIPRSAAEAARRHSADLPRSDQLFLEAWANHLDARVPEAETFYRQAAALRPTHVDSWRQLGELLFHWGPSTGAAASSAQGPFEQALALEPDDAGSALHLARILAGDSDRDGVRELASIAGENASAAWTLEMEALDAFLSDDRRLREDAMEAITATTDRSARRLLTSVATNTPNLDAAASLARALLAPRRGAVERAMVRSMLVRIELARGHLTAARQEVDQAPELSEATRREFAAALELLPFIPTDSARYTLIERQLSDPAFDAPLPSRTDPVRMGSGSFPPLRWEGSLRETRLLLLGLWRARAGRAEMALRIALEIEDLAPGDGAAAYPGLIRATVALEASDPEGALAALGPVRRPPNGRFESHREYGRPLERWLRAEALALSGRPRDALRWFSTFPDQRGGDLWYVPHAYLRRAELHDGLGEAGPARDLYRRFLERVQGAEGYLQSETQRAMEAIARLSG, translated from the coding sequence ATGATTCGACTTCGCCTACTCGGCGCCCTCGATATCGAGGCCGATGCAGGGATCGAATTGCGGTCCCTGGTCGCCCATCCCAAGCGGCTCGCGCTGCTTGCCTACCTGGCCCTCAGGGCCGATCACACGCCGCTGTCGCGCGATTCCTTGCTACCCGTGTTCTGGCCCGAGTCGGACGAAGCGCGCGCGCGCGGGGCTCTTCGCAACGCCCTGCATTTCCTGCGCTCGCGCCTGGGCAAGGAGACGATCGACTCGCAGGGACACCGCCTCCGGCTGGAAGGAGTGTGGTGCGACGTCACCGCGTTCGAAGAGCTCCTGGAGCGGGGAGGGCTCGAAGGGGCGCTGGAGCTGTACCGCGGAGATCTGCTCGAGGGCTTCTTCCTGTCCGACGCGCCCGAGTTCGAGGTGTGGCTGGAGGAGGAGCGCGGGCGCCTGCGCAGGCGCGCCGTGGATACCTGCTGGGGCCTCGTGGACGAGGCCGAGCGGTCCGGGCGAGTCCCGCTCGCGGCGCGGTACGCCCGGCGCGCCCTCGCGCTCGTCCCGACGGACGAAGTGGGCGCGCGTCGACTCATCTCGCTGCTGGCGCGCGAAGGAGACACAGCCGGCGCGCTGAGGGCTCACGACGAGTTCGCGGACAGGCTTCGGCGCCTCTACGAGATAGAGCCGTCCGACGAGACCCACGCGCTGGCCGAGGCCGTGCGCCAGGGTCGCGTCGAGCGTGCTCCGCTCCCGGCCGCGCGCATCTCCGCGCCCGAGGACTCCCTCACGCGGCAGCCCAACCAGGCCGAGGGCCGTGCCGCCGGCGGTGCGGCCCGAATCGCGGCTGAGGATCGGCGACCGGGATCCGGCGAGGTCGAGCGCAGACTCGAGCCGATCGAGACGCGCGCCGTGCTGGGCGAGGCCACGCGAGCGGCGGCGTTCGCGCGCGGGGACAGGCGAGACTGGAGAACTGCGCTGGGGTGGGCCCTGCCGGCGGCGGCCGTAGCTGTGATCGCCGTAGCTCTGGGATCGAGCGGGCGGCGGCAGGAAGAGGCGGTGGCCGCGTCGCCGGCCGAGTCGGTGCTGGCGGTGCTTCCGTTCACGTACCAGGGCGCCGACCCGCTGGCCTTCCTGGGCGAAGGCGTCGCTCGGCTGGTGTCGGACGCGCTGAACGGAGCCGGCAGCCTGCGCGCCGTGGACCATCACGCCATCGGCTCGTTCGCGCGGCGCGAGTTGGCGCGCGACCCGGACACGGACCCGGGACCGGCCACCGCGATCCGTTTCGGCGCGGGGCACTTCGTCGTGGGCGACGTATTTGAGCAGGACAGCACCGTGCGCGTCACGATCGCGCTGCGGCGCACCGACGCGGCGCCGGATGCGCCGGGTCACACCGCGACGGTGGAGGGTCTGGCCGGCGATATTTTCGCGTTGGCCGACGCCCTCGCACGCCAGCTTCTGGTGGGACTCGGCCACGACGGCCTCGAGCGCAGCGCGGTCCGCGCCGGTACCCCCCTCGAATCCCTGAAGGCATTCATGCGCGGCGAAGCCGCCGCGCGCGCGGGCTGGTTTCGTGAGGCCATGGACGAATTCGCAGCCGCCGTGCGCGAGGATTCGACGTTCGCGCTCGCCCACTACGGTCTCAGCGCCGCTGCGTACGGCGCGGGCGTGGGTCGAATACCGAGGTCGGCCGCCGAGGCCGCGCGGCGCCATTCGGCCGACCTCCCGCGTTCCGATCAACTGTTTCTGGAGGCGTGGGCAAACCACCTCGACGCGCGCGTTCCGGAAGCGGAGACCTTCTACCGGCAGGCCGCCGCGCTGCGCCCGACGCACGTGGACTCCTGGCGACAGCTCGGGGAACTGCTCTTCCACTGGGGGCCGTCCACGGGCGCAGCCGCCTCCAGCGCTCAGGGACCGTTCGAGCAGGCGCTGGCGCTCGAGCCCGACGACGCAGGATCCGCGCTACACCTGGCGCGCATCCTCGCCGGTGACAGCGATCGGGATGGCGTGCGCGAGCTGGCGTCCATCGCCGGGGAGAACGCGAGTGCCGCGTGGACCCTGGAGATGGAAGCGTTGGACGCCTTCCTGTCGGATGATCGCCGTCTGCGAGAAGATGCGATGGAGGCGATCACGGCGACCACCGACCGGTCCGCCAGGAGGCTGCTGACGAGCGTCGCCACCAACACCCCGAACCTGGACGCCGCGGCTTCCCTTGCACGCGCGCTGCTCGCGCCCCGCCGCGGAGCGGTCGAAAGGGCCATGGTGAGATCGATGCTGGTGCGCATCGAGCTCGCGAGGGGGCACCTCACGGCCGCGCGTCAGGAGGTCGATCAGGCGCCCGAGTTGTCCGAAGCGACGAGACGGGAATTCGCGGCGGCGCTGGAGCTGCTGCCATTCATTCCCACTGACTCGGCCAGGTACACGCTCATCGAACGGCAGCTGAGCGATCCGGCCTTCGACGCGCCCCTGCCGAGCCGGACGGACCCCGTCCGGATGGGTTCGGGCTCGTTCCCGCCGCTCCGCTGGGAGGGCTCGCTCCGGGAAACTCGTCTGCTCTTGCTCGGCCTGTGGCGGGCGCGAGCCGGGCGCGCAGAGATGGCGCTTCGAATCGCGCTGGAAATAGAGGATCTGGCGCCGGGCGATGGAGCCGCCGCCTACCCCGGCCTCATTCGCGCCACTGTTGCGCTCGAGGCGAGCGACCCGGAGGGCGCCCTGGCCGCGCTCGGACCGGTGCGCCGCCCGCCGAACGGACGCTTCGAAAGCCACCGCGAGTACGGACGCCCGCTGGAGCGCTGGCTGCGCGCCGAAGCGCTCGCGCTGTCGGGGCGACCTCGCGATGCGCTGCGCTGGTTCTCGACCTTCCCCGATCAGAGGGGCGGTGATCTCTGGTACGTGCCCCACGCCTATCTCCGCCGCGCCGAGCTCCATGATGGGCTCGGCGAGGCGGGACCGGCGCGGGATCTGTACCGTCGCTTTCTGGAGCGAGTGCAAGGCGCTGAGGGTTACCTGCAGAGTGAAACGCAGCGCGCGATGGAGGCCATCGCCCGTCTGTCCGGCTAG